TCTCAACCGGCACAATCAGCACAACCACAAGGAGGGTACAATCAGCCTATGTATTTCAACCCGTATAATTGCGTACCTGTATCACCAGTAATGCCAGGATCCGGATTCGGCGGACCTCATGGAGGAATGCAGCCTGGTTATGGAATGCCGATGGGGCCGGGAGGTCAGGTCCAAGGTGCGATGATGCCTGGAATGCAGCAAATGCCAATGATGCCTGGAATGGGCTATGATGATGAATCTTCAATGATGCCATACATGCCGCATCAAAGTCCGATGGGTCAGCCGTCCGGAGTGATGGGAGCCCAGTCACCAATGGGTCAGCCATCCGGAGTGATGGGGGCACAGTCACCGATGGGTCAGCCGTCCGGCGTGATGGGGGCACAATGGCCGATGGGTCAGCCATCCGGAGTAATGGGAGCCCAGTCACCGATGGGTCAGCCGTCCGGAGTAATGGGAGCCCAATGGCCGATGGGTCAGCCGTCCGGCGTGATGGGAGCCCAGTCACCAATGGGTCAACCATCCGGCGTGATGGGTGCTATGGATGACGAAGATGGATATCCTACTGTTCAAATGCCTTCACAAACAGCTCCAGGTCAATGGATGCCGTATGATAATTGCTACCCGGTATCCCCGGTCATGCCGGGATCAGGATTCCCTGGGGGCATGCATGGTCAGCCGATGTGGCCAGGTCAGGTTCAAGGAGCGATGGATGAGTCACCTTCTTCAGGACAATGGCCGATGGGTCAGCCATCCGGGGTGATGGGAGCCCAATCGCCAATGGGTCAGCCATCCGGAGTGATGGGAGCGCAATCGCCGATGGGTCAGCCGTCCGGAGTGATGGGAGCGCAATCGCCGATGGCTCAGCCGTCCGGGGTGATGGGAGCGCAATGGCCAATGGGTCAGCCGTCCGGGGTGATGGGAGCCCAATCGCCAATGGGTCAGCCGTCCGGAGTAATGGGAGCGCAATCGCCGATGGGTCAGCCGTCCGGGGTGATGGGAGCGCAATGGCCAATGGGTCAGCCGTCCGGAGTGATGGGAGCGCAATCGCCGATGGGTCAACCATCCGGAGTAATGGGCGCTGCCGATAAAGATGACTGCGGCTGCGGAGGACCTAAGGGATATGGTGCGATGCCACAAGGAATGCAGGCTCCATACGGGTATGGTCCTGGAATGCCGGGTCAGGGGATGCCGATGGGTCAAGGGATGTTTGGACCAAGAGCATTCTCCATGCCAAACTTCCAAGATGATGATCTTGACAGCTGATATCCACCCGGGAGGAGACGATTATACGTATCGTCTCCTTTCTTTTTTAAAATACAAATTAAATGATTCATCCGCATCCCTGAAGAAATTAAAAGAAGGTAAATGGGTTTTATATAGTAATGGAAGAAAGTGGTTTGTCAAAAAATATTCCAGCCAGAGCAGGTTTATCATGCAGGAAACGTTGGTTCGGATGTTAGTACAGCAGAATTTCCCTCATGTCCTTCAGTTTCACCCGATACATCAAAGAGAGATGCTCATATTCGAAGGTCATCCAATCGGATTGACGATTTGGCTTGAGACCGGTGAACCAATCAACTATGGAAATACACAAGACAGGATGGACGTATTAATTGTGTTAAAAAAATTTCATGCCTGCACCGGGAAAATGCAAGGTAAATGGCTGGATGAACTTCCAAGATACAAGTGGTTGAAGAAGTGGAAAAAACGATTGAATCAATTTGAACATAATATCCCCTTTCTTCAATCATTCATCCAGCCATATTATCTCTATACTTATTTGGAATGGGGAAAGCGCGCTGTTGAACAGCTGGAAGTACTGGGCATGATGGAGAAGCCTGTATGCATTACACACGGGGACGTAGCGCATCACAATTTTTTAAGAGGTAAAAACGGGAATGTCTATTTGATCGATTTCGATTTGATTGCTTTCTCTACGCCTTTAATGGATGACTTGCAATTTTGTAACCGCATCCTCCCGTTTATCGATTGGTCGCTGAATGAAATAAAACAATTGAATGTTTATCACCCTTATCTCAATCAGCTCATCTTTTACGTGGGATTACTATACCCTACAGATATTTTCAGGGAGTGGAATCGATTCCTCAGGGAAGATTACAATTATAAACAGAGGGCATGGAACTATCTCATTCATTTGACCATCCATCAATTCCCACAAAGAATGCAATTTTCTCAAGAGGTGCATCATGAAATGAACCGTCTCCTTAATCCATAATGTAGGAGAAGTCTCCAACTACTTGAAGGAATGAAGACTGCCGCACTTTCACAACCTAATGATGAGCATGTAATATGCTCAATCAGCGGGTTGAAGGAGGAAGCACCATTGAATAAAAAATTATTCATGGTACCATTGGCAGCCGTCATGACGATGGGTCTGGCAGCTTGTAATACAGGTGAAGAAGAAGCTCAGAACCGGTATACAGATTCCTATGAACCACTCGGTTTCTACTCCAACGAAGGCCACGGTGGAGATGAGCGGGACGAGAGGGATGGTCCACTGACCGAAATGTATGACCATTCGCCGATTGGCAGGGAAGGACAGGATATCCGCCAGAAAAAACGTGAATACCTTCAAGTCAAGGACGAAAACGGAAATCCAAGGAACCCTTCCGCTCCACTGGCGAATTATGATAAAAGCTTCCTTGAACAGGATGGCCGTGCCAGTCATGGAGATGCAAATTATCATGGTCATTTAGATGATAATACCCGAAAAGCCAACAGATCTTACTACACTGCTTACGAAGGGGACCTTGCCGAGAAAATTGGGGAGGTTACCGGTAAAGTGGATAACGTAAGTGATGTCCGTGCAGTTGCCTACGGTACGGATGTGCTGATAGCAGTTGAACTCCAAGATCACAGCAGAGACAAAGAAGAAGAAACAAAAGCAAAAATTAAGAAAGCTGTTAAACCATATCTTAACGGCCGTTCAGTAAAGGTTGTTGCCGACGAAGGAACGTTCAGCCGAGTCAGAAATATCGATAATGACCTGCGTGACGGCGGGCCGTTTGAAGGGATCAACTTAGATATCGACAATATGTTCAAGGCCCTAAAGAATAATGATTGAAATAAAGGTCACTAAAAGAGTATCCCTCTTTTGGTGATCTTTTTTTGTTTGGGCAGGCAGACAAAAAAAGTAAATGATATTGGATATTCTTAGCAGGGTTTGGCAACACTAGTTATTGAAGAAGGCTTCGGTTATTTTATCCGTAAAGAGCCTTGAAGTACGACATTAAACGAGTACGAGGTGATCACGATGACGATGAAGATTCGAATCGTGTTTATGGTAATGCTGCTTTTTGGTGCATTTTATTTCACTTTCTTTTATACAGAAGAAAAACAGGCCGCCGATCGAGAAAACGTTCAGCAGGAAGACCCGGTTGATGTGGTTTCAGCGCATACTGTTACAGTGAAATTGGAAAGAGTGTACCTGGATGGGGAAATCAGTGAAGAAATTGTCCAGGAGACAATCTGGAGTATGGAAGATTTCTGGGCAGCCTATGCTGACTGGCAGCTGATTGATATGACCGAGGAGGAAGTCGTTTTTCAAAAACAAGTGGACGATATTTCGCCATTGTTAAAAACGAACGGCTATTTCGGCATATCAGAAAATGGGGTTCTGTCCATCTTTAATGGAAAACCCGGCCAGGCAGAGATCATACAATCTTTTTTTCAGATTGATGTCGAAAAGCTTGAAAGTAACAGTCATGAGACTTTACTAAAAGGTATCCCTGTGAAGTCCAAGCAGAAATTCGAAGAAGTTTTGGAAAGTTTTAAACAGTATTCTGTGCCGGAATGAAGAGCGTTTAAAGTTGCATCACGGGTAAAGTTAAAAACTTAATATACTATATTAAATTAAACAACCAGAATGGGACGGAATTCTGGTTGTTTTTTGTATATAGGACCACATAATTATGATAAGGAGGCACTATAAAAGATTGTAGAGGTACATAAATACTCAATTTTTAAGGCTGACATAGAGGGTATAGCAGGTGCGGACGGGGGTGTTTTTTTTGTTTAAGGGCGGTATTCTTTACATAAGGGCGAAATTTTGATTATTTGGGCGAAATTATCAATTTAAGGGCGCTATCCCTATTATAAGGGCGAACTGTCGATTACTAGCCACAACCTCATCGGAAGAAAGAAATATCCGTCTTTAACTACAATCAACAGCTGGAACCAACAAAATATATATTCCTTTCCCAATTTGCATTCACAATCAGTAAATCTTTGATAAAATAAGAACAGATGTTTCGCTGAGAGGCGCGATTTTCCGCTCTTATGCTGAAACATGTGATACAATGAATATTTAAGATAGGTGGCGTATGTCCATAGCGTCAGGCCATTTCCTGCCGGCTGAACGAACCGCCTCCGCTTTTATAGACAGGGAGAGAACTCAATGTATGAATATATAAAAGGGACTGTAAGCCAGGTGGGTCCCGAGTATGTAGTAGTAGAAAATAACGGGATCGGCTATCAGCTCTATACGGCCAATCCATTTCTTTATTCAAAATACCAAAATCAAGAGATGCAGATTTTTACATATCAGCATGTGCGGGAAGATCTCATTGCTCTTTATGGGTTTCTCGCATTGGAAGAAAAATTATTATTTATGAAATTATTGAATGTATCAGGAATCGGTCCCAAGGGTGCTTTGGCCATTTTGGCATCGGGTGCCCCGCAGCAGGTCATTTCCGCGATCGAAGAAGAAAATGAAAGCTTTCTGACAAAGTTTCCGGGGGTCGGGAAGAAAACTGCCCGCCAGATGATCCTTGACTTGAAAGGCAAACTCCAGGATGTCGTACCGGATTACTTCCCGAATCTGTTCAATGAACATGAAGGAACTCAAACAGGATCATCAGATAAAGATGAAGCATTTGAAGAGGGGATCCTTGCTCTTAAGGCCCTTGGTTATTCGGACAGGGAGATCAAGAAGGTGACACCAAAACTAAAAGGGCAAGGCTTATCGGCGGATGAAATCATCCGGAAAGCCCTTCAGCTGCTGCTTAAATAAAGATTTCAAGAAAGGAGGAAGGCTGGATGGAAGAAAGAATTGTATCAGGTGAATCTGAATTCAATGAGGATTCCTTCGAGTATTCATTGAGACCTCAGACGATAAAACAATATATCGGTCAGGACAAAGTGAAAAACAATCTGGAAGTGTTTATCGAAGCGGCAAAAATGCGCCAGGAAACCTTGGATCATGTTCTTCTTTACGGGCCGCCGGGATTGGGGAAGACGACCCTGGCAGCGGTCATAGCCAATGAGATGGGTGTGAATCTGCGGACGACGTCCGGACCGGCAATCGAAAGGCCGGGGGATCTTGCCGCTGTCCTTACAGCACTGGAGCCGGGTGATGTACTGTTTATTGATGAAATTCACAGGCTCCCCCGTGCAATTGAAGAGGTATTATATCCCGCCATGGAAGATTTCTGCCTTGATATCGTGATCGGCAATGGCCCAAGTGCCAGGTCCGTCCGCTTAGATCTTCCGCCTTTCACGCTTGTCGGAGCCACGACGCGGGCAGGTGCTCTTTCAGCACCGCTCAGGGACAGGTTTGGAGTTTTGTGCCGTTTGGAATACTATAATGAAGAGCAATTAAATGAAATTGTTCAGAGAACGGCGGCGATACTGAATACGAAGATCGAAGCGACCGCATCAGTTGAGCTTGCGAGACGTTCACGGGGAACCCCGAGAATAGCGAACAGATTGCTTCGCAGAGTGAGGGACTTTGCGCAGGTCAAAGGGAACGGTGATATCACCACAGAGCTTTCAAGGGAAGCGCTCGAACTTCTTCAAGTCGATAAACTGGGACTCGATCATATCGATCATAAGCTGCTCCGCGGCATTATTGAACGCTTCAGGGGAGGACCTGTCGGACTTGATACCATTGCTGCAAGTATCGGTGAAGAATCCCATACGATCGAAGATGTGTACGAACCCTATTTGCTGCAGATCGGCTTCTTACAGCGCACTCCAAGGGGGAGGATCGTTACGCATCTTGTATATGAACACTTTCAACTGGAGGTGCCGGCCAAGTGACAGGACTGCCGAAGATGTTGATGGTCATCGGAGGAATCATATTGATCATCGGATTCCTGATGCAGTTTATCAAAATAGGGAAACTCCCTGGTGACATCGTCATCAAAAAAGAAAACACAACATTTTATTTTCCACTTATGACTTCTATTTTGTTAAGTGTTATACTTTCACTTGTCTTTTATATCATAGGACGATTTAAATAGACCTCATATGTGAGATTGAAAAGCTGGGTGACATGAAGTGAATGTAGAAGATTTTGATTTTCATCTGCCTGAGGAATTGATCGCTCAGACACCGCTTGAGCATCGTTCCGAAAGCAGATTGATGGTATTGGACAAAGAAGATGGTTCCATAGAACATTATCGTTTTAAACATATCGTTGATTTCCTGAAGGAAGGGGACTGCCTTGTTCTGAATGATACAAGGGTCTTGCCGGCGCGGCTTTTCGGACAGAAGAAGGATACAGGCGCCAATATCGAAGTGCTTCTATTGAAGCAGGAAGACGGGGATCAATGGGAAACACTCGTAAAGCCTGCGAAGCGGGTAAGAGTCGGTACGGAAATCATCTTCGGCGATGGAAAGCTGAAAGCGGTATGTGTCGGGTTGAAAGAACATGGGGGAAGAATACTCGAATTCCAGTATGATGGTATTTTCTATGAAGTGCTGGATGAGCTGGGAGAAATGCCTCTGCCTCCGTATATACGGGAGCGCCTTGATGAACAGGACAGATATCAGACTGTGTTCGCAAGGGAGAGGGGATCTGCGGCAGCGCCGACAGCAGGCCTTCATTTTACAGAGGAGCTCTTGGAAGAACTGAAAGCAAAAGGGATACATATTGCCTTTATCACTCTTCACGTAGGTCTTGGAACGTTCAGGCCTGTTTCAGTGGATAATATCGAAGAACATGACATGCATGCGGAGTTTTATCAGGTGTCAGAAGGTACAGCGCGCTTGTTGAATGAAGTGAAAAATAGCGGCGGGAGAATCATCACTGTCGGGACTACATCGACACGGACGCTTGAAACCATTGCTTCGAAGCATGGGGAATTCGTCGAAGAAAATGGCTGGACCAATATCTTTATCTATCCCGGTTATGAGTTCAAGGGGATTGATGGGCTGATAACGAATTTCCATCTCCCTAAATCCACCTTGATCATGCTTGTCAGTGCGCTGGCCGGAAGGGAGAATGTACTGAACGCTTATGAAACGGCAGTAAAAGAGAAGTACAGATTCTTTAGTTTCGGCGATGCAATGTTTATAAAGTAATCATAAGCTTTACCTAATTTGGAAGGAGAATCACCACCTTGACTGCAATAAAATATGAATTGATCAAAACGTGCAAACAGAC
This Bacillus sp. Marseille-Q1617 DNA region includes the following protein-coding sequences:
- the safA gene encoding SafA/ExsA family spore coat assembly protein, which translates into the protein MKIHIVQKGDTLWKIAKKYGVNFEEVKQMNAQLSNPDMIMPGMKIKVPTTGGSVKKEAQIKFGSKEAPKKEMPMKEMPKAEHPFKEQKPITQPVAEEKPKEAQKPFTPKMPKPVIPEIDINNYYMMNMANMQIQQPMQKPMQKPVQQPKPQPKPQPKTQPKAKAQPKMPPKPSNILPQAKDMKPPKAEKPKQNNVKGIHDDDESLQMPSQPAQSAQPQGGYNQPMYFNPYNCVPVSPVMPGSGFGGPHGGMQPGYGMPMGPGGQVQGAMMPGMQQMPMMPGMGYDDESSMMPYMPHQSPMGQPSGVMGAQSPMGQPSGVMGAQSPMGQPSGVMGAQWPMGQPSGVMGAQSPMGQPSGVMGAQWPMGQPSGVMGAQSPMGQPSGVMGAMDDEDGYPTVQMPSQTAPGQWMPYDNCYPVSPVMPGSGFPGGMHGQPMWPGQVQGAMDESPSSGQWPMGQPSGVMGAQSPMGQPSGVMGAQSPMGQPSGVMGAQSPMAQPSGVMGAQWPMGQPSGVMGAQSPMGQPSGVMGAQSPMGQPSGVMGAQWPMGQPSGVMGAQSPMGQPSGVMGAADKDDCGCGGPKGYGAMPQGMQAPYGYGPGMPGQGMPMGQGMFGPRAFSMPNFQDDDLDS
- the ruvB gene encoding Holliday junction branch migration DNA helicase RuvB, yielding MEERIVSGESEFNEDSFEYSLRPQTIKQYIGQDKVKNNLEVFIEAAKMRQETLDHVLLYGPPGLGKTTLAAVIANEMGVNLRTTSGPAIERPGDLAAVLTALEPGDVLFIDEIHRLPRAIEEVLYPAMEDFCLDIVIGNGPSARSVRLDLPPFTLVGATTRAGALSAPLRDRFGVLCRLEYYNEEQLNEIVQRTAAILNTKIEATASVELARRSRGTPRIANRLLRRVRDFAQVKGNGDITTELSREALELLQVDKLGLDHIDHKLLRGIIERFRGGPVGLDTIAASIGEESHTIEDVYEPYLLQIGFLQRTPRGRIVTHLVYEHFQLEVPAK
- a CDS encoding DUF2905 domain-containing protein encodes the protein MTGLPKMLMVIGGIILIIGFLMQFIKIGKLPGDIVIKKENTTFYFPLMTSILLSVILSLVFYIIGRFK
- a CDS encoding YhcN/YlaJ family sporulation lipoprotein produces the protein MNKKLFMVPLAAVMTMGLAACNTGEEEAQNRYTDSYEPLGFYSNEGHGGDERDERDGPLTEMYDHSPIGREGQDIRQKKREYLQVKDENGNPRNPSAPLANYDKSFLEQDGRASHGDANYHGHLDDNTRKANRSYYTAYEGDLAEKIGEVTGKVDNVSDVRAVAYGTDVLIAVELQDHSRDKEEETKAKIKKAVKPYLNGRSVKVVADEGTFSRVRNIDNDLRDGGPFEGINLDIDNMFKALKNND
- a CDS encoding intercompartmental signaling factor BofC, encoding MTMKIRIVFMVMLLFGAFYFTFFYTEEKQAADRENVQQEDPVDVVSAHTVTVKLERVYLDGEISEEIVQETIWSMEDFWAAYADWQLIDMTEEEVVFQKQVDDISPLLKTNGYFGISENGVLSIFNGKPGQAEIIQSFFQIDVEKLESNSHETLLKGIPVKSKQKFEEVLESFKQYSVPE
- the ruvA gene encoding Holliday junction branch migration protein RuvA, encoding MYEYIKGTVSQVGPEYVVVENNGIGYQLYTANPFLYSKYQNQEMQIFTYQHVREDLIALYGFLALEEKLLFMKLLNVSGIGPKGALAILASGAPQQVISAIEEENESFLTKFPGVGKKTARQMILDLKGKLQDVVPDYFPNLFNEHEGTQTGSSDKDEAFEEGILALKALGYSDREIKKVTPKLKGQGLSADEIIRKALQLLLK
- a CDS encoding phosphotransferase; amino-acid sequence: MTADIHPGGDDYTYRLLSFLKYKLNDSSASLKKLKEGKWVLYSNGRKWFVKKYSSQSRFIMQETLVRMLVQQNFPHVLQFHPIHQREMLIFEGHPIGLTIWLETGEPINYGNTQDRMDVLIVLKKFHACTGKMQGKWLDELPRYKWLKKWKKRLNQFEHNIPFLQSFIQPYYLYTYLEWGKRAVEQLEVLGMMEKPVCITHGDVAHHNFLRGKNGNVYLIDFDLIAFSTPLMDDLQFCNRILPFIDWSLNEIKQLNVYHPYLNQLIFYVGLLYPTDIFREWNRFLREDYNYKQRAWNYLIHLTIHQFPQRMQFSQEVHHEMNRLLNP
- the queA gene encoding tRNA preQ1(34) S-adenosylmethionine ribosyltransferase-isomerase QueA; this translates as MNVEDFDFHLPEELIAQTPLEHRSESRLMVLDKEDGSIEHYRFKHIVDFLKEGDCLVLNDTRVLPARLFGQKKDTGANIEVLLLKQEDGDQWETLVKPAKRVRVGTEIIFGDGKLKAVCVGLKEHGGRILEFQYDGIFYEVLDELGEMPLPPYIRERLDEQDRYQTVFARERGSAAAPTAGLHFTEELLEELKAKGIHIAFITLHVGLGTFRPVSVDNIEEHDMHAEFYQVSEGTARLLNEVKNSGGRIITVGTTSTRTLETIASKHGEFVEENGWTNIFIYPGYEFKGIDGLITNFHLPKSTLIMLVSALAGRENVLNAYETAVKEKYRFFSFGDAMFIK